The nucleotide sequence CGTCCCAGCCTCGTTCCAGTCACATGCCTCTCAATCTTTCCCGCCGCCAATACGCTGAGATGTTCGGTCCGACCACGGGTGACCGCGTGCGTCTCGCCGATACCGAACTGTTCATCGAAGTCGAACGCGACCTCATCGCCGAAGGCGGTGGTTACGGCAACGAGATCAAATTTGGCGGCGGCAAAGTCATCCGCGATGGCATGGGGCAATCGTCCACCGCCTCCGATGCGGAGTCGCTCGATTTGGTCATCACCAACGCCACCATCATCGACCCGATCCTCGGCGTCATCAAAGCCGACATCGGCGTCAAACAGGGCATCATTGTCGGCATCGGTCACGCGGGTAATCCTGGCATCCAAAGCGGCATCGGCTCCGTCTATGCCGACCCCAAGACGGGCAAAAAAGATCCCATGATTGTCGGGGCCGGCACCGAGGCGCTTGCCGCCGAGGGCTGCATCGTCACCGCCGGCGGTATCGATTCGCACATCCACTTTATCTGCCCGCAGCAGATCGACGAAGCTATCAGCTCCGGACTCACCACCATGCTCGGCGGCGGCACGGGACCGGCGCACGGCACGCTCGCCACGACCTGCACACCCGGTGCGTGGAACATCCACCGCATGCTCGAAGCGGCCGAGGCTTACCCGATCAACCTCGGTTTCCTCGGCAAGGGTAACTGCTCCACACCCGATCCGCTCCGCGAGCAAGTAAAGGCTGGCGCACTCGGTCTCAAACTGCACGAAGACTGGGGCACCACGCCCGCCGCGATCGATACCTGTCTCGGCGTGGCGGAGGAGTTCGACGTCCAAGTCGCGATTCACACCGACACCCTCAACGAAGCCGGCTTCGTCGAGTCGACTCTCGCCGCGTTCAAGGGGCGCACGATCCACACCTACCACTCCGAAGGCGCGGGTGGGGGACACGCGCCCGACATCATCCGCGTCTGTGGCGAGCCCAACGTTCTGCCGTCGTCGACCAACCCGACACGTCCCTTCACGGTCAACACCATCGACGAGCATCTCGACATGCTCATGGTCTGCCATCACCTCGATTCGAAGATTCCGGAGGACGTTTCGTTTGCCGAATCTCGCATCCGCCCCGAGACCATCGCGGCCGAAGACCGGCTCCATGATCTCGGCGCGATCTCCATGATGTCATCCGACTCCCAGGCGATGGGCCGCATTGGCGAAGTGATCTGCCGCACGTGGCAGACGGCGCACAAAATGAAGGTGCAGTTCGGCCAACTCCCATCGACCGCGCATCCCGCCGCCGACAACTTCCGCGTGCTGCGTTACATTGCGAAATACACCATCAACCCGGCGATCACGCACGGCATGAGCCACATCATCGGTTCCATCGGCATCGGTAAACTCGCTGATCTGGTCATGTTCAAACCCGCCTTCTTCGGCGTGAAACCGGAGCTCGTGCTCAAAGGCGGCTTCATCGCGTGGGCCAACATGGGCGACCCGAATGCGTCAATTCCCACGCCGCAGCCCACTTTCTATCGACCGATGTTCGGAGCCGCAGGTAAAGCGCTGGGCCGCACCTGCCTCACATTTGTCAGTGAAGCTTCGCTCGACTCGGCCACAGGTCCGAAGCAGCTCGACCTCTCGCGCCGCCTTGAACCCGTCAGCGCGTGTCGCTCCGTGGGCAAGGCCGACATGGTGCACAACGACGCCATGCCCAAAATCGAAGTCGATTCGGAGACCTACACCGTCAAAGCCGACGGCGTGCACCTCACCTGCGAACCGGCCAAAGTCCTGCCCCTTGCTCAAAGGTATTTCCTATTCTAAGTTCCTCAAAGGGGGACATCTGCCGCCGCAGCCTTAAGAGTGAAATCGGAGAACTGTCCCACGGGCATTCAATCCGAGGAAATGATGTTAGCTAGATAAGGCACAAGATGCTCAAAACTTGGCGACCGCGCAGTGATTCCTTTTTGAGCCTGTTGGGCTTTTTGTGGCCATGACGTTGCTTGAAACGTTCTGAGCACGCGCTTCGACTAACTAGGCAAAGCGATTCGAGGAATTCGGACAAAAAGTTGGCCGGCCACCTACCCCTAAGTGACCGGCCATTGTTTTTCTGAGTTACCTCAAAATATCCCCGCTAAGCGGGAACGGGAGAAAGCTCGCACAGCTTTGCGCGGTCGTCAAATCGAAAGTAGGGGTATTACCCTAATATTAATGTAATTTCTAGGGAAAGGGTTAATAAG is from Synoicihabitans lomoniglobus and encodes:
- the ureC gene encoding urease subunit alpha, producing the protein MPLNLSRRQYAEMFGPTTGDRVRLADTELFIEVERDLIAEGGGYGNEIKFGGGKVIRDGMGQSSTASDAESLDLVITNATIIDPILGVIKADIGVKQGIIVGIGHAGNPGIQSGIGSVYADPKTGKKDPMIVGAGTEALAAEGCIVTAGGIDSHIHFICPQQIDEAISSGLTTMLGGGTGPAHGTLATTCTPGAWNIHRMLEAAEAYPINLGFLGKGNCSTPDPLREQVKAGALGLKLHEDWGTTPAAIDTCLGVAEEFDVQVAIHTDTLNEAGFVESTLAAFKGRTIHTYHSEGAGGGHAPDIIRVCGEPNVLPSSTNPTRPFTVNTIDEHLDMLMVCHHLDSKIPEDVSFAESRIRPETIAAEDRLHDLGAISMMSSDSQAMGRIGEVICRTWQTAHKMKVQFGQLPSTAHPAADNFRVLRYIAKYTINPAITHGMSHIIGSIGIGKLADLVMFKPAFFGVKPELVLKGGFIAWANMGDPNASIPTPQPTFYRPMFGAAGKALGRTCLTFVSEASLDSATGPKQLDLSRRLEPVSACRSVGKADMVHNDAMPKIEVDSETYTVKADGVHLTCEPAKVLPLAQRYFLF